A window of the Diorhabda carinulata isolate Delta chromosome 1, icDioCari1.1, whole genome shotgun sequence genome harbors these coding sequences:
- the LOC130902328 gene encoding adenylosuccinate lyase — protein sequence MDLSGDPIDYSSPYVNYRSPLSTRYASKEMQYNFSDQKKFSTWRKLWVNLAKAEAQLGLNITDAQIKEMERNIFNIDFNAAAAEEKLTRHDVMAHVHIFAKQCPLAAPIIHLGATSCFVGDNTDLIVLRDGLDLLLPRIVFVIHNLMKFCEKYKNLPCLGYTHLQPAQLTTVGKRATLWLYDFLMDERAIARIRDDLRFRGVKGTTGTQASFMQLLNDSNKVRMLDQIVAELSGFQKVYPVTGQTYTRKVDLEVVGALSSLGSSIHKMCNDLRLLANFKEIEEPFETSQIGSSAMPYKRNPMRSERCCALARHMISLFSNAVNTHSVQWLERTLDDSANKRLTLSEAFLSADAALIVLTNITQGLMVYPKVIEKRINQELPFMSAENLIMAMVKKGGDRQICHEKIRVLSQEAGAQVKQHGKDNDFLDRVRADPYFSPIIDELQSLLDPSSYIGRSPEQVTEFINDEVQPVLYKYKDVLNKQTTVSLNI from the coding sequence ATGGATTTATCTGGTGACCCGATTGATTATAGCAGCCCATATGTTAACTATAGATCACCTTTGAGTACTCGCTATGCAAGCAAAGAAATGCAGTACAATTTTAGTGaccaaaaaaagttttctactTGGCGAAAACTATGGGTTAATCTGGCAAAAGCTGAAGCTCAATTGGGATTGAATATTACAGATGCCCAAATAAAGGAAATGGAGagaaacatatttaatattgattttaatgcaGCTGCAGCTGAAGAGAAGTTAACTCGCCATGATGTAATGGCCCATGTACATATCTTTGCCAAACAATGTCCACTAGCTGCCCCAATAATTCATCTTGGAGCCACCTCTTGTTTTGTTGGTGATAACACAGATTTAATAGTTCTTAGGGATGGTCTGGACTTATTACTTCCGAGGATTGTATTTGTTATCCACAATTTAATgaagttttgtgaaaaatataaaaatttacctTGTCTAGGTTATACACATCTTCAGCCTGCTCAATTAACTACAGTTGGTAAGCGAGCAACGCTTTGGTTATATGATTTTCTTATGGATGAAAGAGCTATTGCAAGGATTCGAGATGATTTACGATTCAGAGGAGTCAAAGGAACTACTGGTACCCAAGCATCTTTTATGCAACTTCTAAATGACAGCAATAAGGTGAGAATGCTGGATCAGATAGTAGCAGAATTATCAGGATTTCAAAAAGTATATCCAGTTACAGGACAAACTTACACTCGAAAAGTTGATTTAGAAGTAGTAGGTGCATTATCTTCCTTGGGTTCTTCAATTCATAAGATGTGTAATGATCTTAGATTGTTAGCTAACTTCAAGGAAATTGAAGAACCTTTTGAGACAAGTCAGATTGGGAGCTCTGCTATGCCATACAAAAGAAATCCTATGAGGTCAGAGCGTTGCTGTGCATTAGCAAGACATATGATATCACTATTTTCTAATGCTGTAAATACTCATTCTGTTCAATGGTTAGAACGGACTCTAGATGATTCAGCTAATAAAAGGTTGACTCTATCTGAAGCATTTCTAAGTGCAGATGCAGCATTAATAGTGTTAACAAATATAACTCAAGGCCTTATGGTATATCCTAAGGTAATAGAAAAAAGAATCAATCAGGAACTTCCATTTATGTCTgctgaaaatttaataatggcTATGGTCAAAAAGGGAGGTGATAGACAAATATGCCATGAGAAAATTAGAGTACTGTCTCAAGAAGCAGGAGCTCAAGTTAAACAACATGGTAAAGACAATGATTTTCTTGATAGAGTGCGGGCTGATCCATATTTTAGCCCAATAATAGATGAACTACAATCACTTCTTGATCCTTCTAGTTACATTGGAAGATCGCCAGAGCAAGTTACTGAATTTATTAATGATGAAGTTCAACcagttttatacaaatataaagaTGTTCTGAATAAGCAAACTACTGTTAGTCTCAatatttag
- the LOC130902322 gene encoding rab11 family-interacting protein 1 — protein MWMPTHVQVTVQRAEKILLKGKNNTNDCFVTIALGKTKYQTSVKEKSGQQVEWHEECELPIPDQGNTAEIILTVLHHNYLGIDEFLGRVNIPLNTLDIYERPKNKWFELQSKPGKNSKKERGQLEVKIGFTVKSGSLTNLSKKEKHKSSLSHVAQSVGGSLMSLGSAEKRKGIKKFAKSIGSKMNLKGKKKDYGDGSSIGSVGSLTIQSENEKFHSKQSFDDADPGVVSDDDDFTLDDLSHKSSASSLNHPISNKTASPILKNSSIENISHAEKKSASASIPPIKPPRIDQKPPQDEWESKLIGNKPRVTMRPGSSESLNRRSWDSSKLASQIEEEPSELLEVPHYKLETISLRSNKSPEALRKDVKEGMFSKFKNFRKDKHELLSDHETPINNSSERIIIGGETEIKVPAQNYHISNELLQKYEGKSRKDLILSLVETKNDLEKQKKKLKDLEDYLDDLLLRVMETTPCILQNPYVTCKMAAKHTKMTS, from the exons ATGTGGATGCCCACCCATGTACAAGTAACTg TTCAAAGAGCAGAAAAAATTCTCTTGAAAGGCAAAAACAACACTAATGATTGCTTTGTGACTATTGCTCTGGGTAAAACGAAATATCAGACATCAGTTAAGGAAAAATCTGGGCAACAAGTTGAATGGCATGAGGAATGTGAACT GCCAATACCAGATCAGGGTAATACAgcagaaattattttaacagtGCTGCATCATAACTACCTAGGTATAGATGAATTTTTAGGCAGAGTTAATATTCCATTGAATACTTTGGATATTTATGAGAGACCTAAGAACAAATGGTTTGAGTTACAAAGTAAACCAG GtaagaattcaaaaaaagaaagaGGACAACTGGAAGTAAAAATAGGATTCACTGTAAAATCGGGTAGTTTAACTAATTTAagtaaaaaggaaaaacatAAATCTTCTTTATCTCATGTTGCTCAATCTGTGGGAGGAAGTTTGATGAGCTTAGGGAGTGCAGAAAAGAGGAAAGGTATCAAAAAATTTGCCAAATCCATAGgatcaaaaatgaatttgaaaggAAAAAAGAAAGATTATGGTGATGGCTCTTCTATTGGAAGTGTTGGAAGTTTGACTATACAAAGTGAGAATGAGAAATTTCATAGTAAACAGTCTTTTGATGATGCCGATCCTGGTGTGGTTAGTGATGATGATGACTTCACG ctTGATGATCTGTCCCACAAGAGCTCAGCAAGTTCATTAAACCatccaatttcaaataaaacagcCTCGCCCATATTGAAGAACTcttctattgaaaatatcagTCACGCTGAAAAAAAGAGTGCATCAGCCTCTATCCCACCAATAAAACCACCTAGAATTGATCAGAAACCACCTCAAGATGAGTGGGAATCTAAACTAATTGGAAATAAACCTAGAG TAACAATGAGACCTGGTAGCAGCGAATCTTTAAACAGACGATCATGGGATTCTTCAAAACTAGCATCACAAATAGAAGAAGAGCCTTCAGAGTTACTAGAAGTACCTCATTATAAACTTGAAACTATTAGTTTGAGGTCTAATAAGTCTCCAGAAGCGCTCAGAAAAGATGTCAAAGAgggaatgttttcaaaatttaaaaactttagAAAAG ATAAACATGAACTTTTATCTGACCATGAAACACCTATCAATAACTCAAGTGAACGAATTATTATAGGAGGAGAAACCGAAATAAAAGTACCTGcacaaaattatcatatttccAATGAATTATTGCAGAAATATGAAGGAAAATCTAGGAAG gATTTGATATTATCTTTAGTAGAGACTAAAAATGACTTGGAAAAGCAAAAGAAGAAGTTGAAGGATTTAGAAGATTATTTAGATGACTTATTACTGCGTGTGATGGAAACAACTCCCTGTATTCTGCAAAATCCTTATGTTACATGCAAGATGGCAGCTAAACATACAAAAATGAC GAGCTGA